In Fibrobacter sp. UWB10, one DNA window encodes the following:
- a CDS encoding cellulase family glycosylhydrolase, whose product MKFGFKVRHVACGILAAMAISSVSSFAVTSQFRGVNWADKRDNFVSDVLVLSGMSLSDNYQSASVVADRVIGQFQELFGTNSVRIPVNEPTVLKFWDTYTGVIDMGLSKGRIVMGYWGPAQPSGPKNMNDWWSMWAKIVEKYGDHPNAYFEIFNEPHMYSKTELRDLYAQWLSKFPNVPRDHILLDGSGLAWNVPDIADDPRFEGCLFAVHEYTFWNMSITTEQGWKNSFKGKVGKYVDRTVCTEWGGAMSPGDKAGVHYDYMDYNSTPTNYFMAYIRGMSDQLREWEMGSFYWPGLRDGDWYSMTKRSGEGANIKLQIVNQSGVDRMKMAWADTVETNPPERKAYGDKVAEIPGKIEAENYDEGGNRFSFYDKDATNKGETYREDAVDVVTLDGATCNGDACKGYAIGYTEAGEWLEYSVKVAADGKYGVRANVATASETSKIQLLVDGKVLLDTITFEKVDTTWNVYKQVNLGAASLTVGEHILRLVIAGSYVNVDWLEFCEKETCEDKTGIRAIAPAAVSKAAPRLRKQGGKLFVEKNGVRFDLTGHRIK is encoded by the coding sequence ATGAAGTTTGGTTTTAAGGTCAGGCATGTTGCCTGTGGTATTTTGGCTGCAATGGCCATTTCGTCGGTGAGTTCCTTCGCGGTAACGAGCCAGTTCCGCGGCGTGAACTGGGCCGATAAACGTGACAATTTCGTGTCAGACGTGCTGGTGCTTTCGGGCATGAGCCTGTCGGACAATTACCAGTCGGCATCTGTGGTGGCAGACCGCGTTATCGGGCAGTTCCAGGAGCTGTTCGGCACCAACAGCGTGCGCATTCCGGTGAACGAACCCACGGTTCTCAAGTTCTGGGATACCTACACGGGTGTTATCGATATGGGCCTTTCCAAGGGCCGCATCGTGATGGGCTACTGGGGCCCCGCACAGCCTTCGGGCCCGAAAAATATGAATGATTGGTGGAGCATGTGGGCAAAAATCGTCGAAAAATACGGCGACCACCCGAATGCCTATTTTGAAATCTTCAATGAACCGCACATGTACAGCAAAACGGAACTGCGCGATCTTTATGCCCAATGGCTGAGCAAGTTCCCGAATGTGCCGCGCGACCACATTCTGCTCGACGGCTCGGGCCTTGCGTGGAATGTGCCCGACATTGCCGACGACCCGCGCTTCGAAGGTTGCCTTTTCGCGGTGCACGAATACACGTTCTGGAACATGAGCATTACCACCGAACAGGGCTGGAAAAACAGCTTCAAGGGCAAAGTGGGCAAGTACGTTGACCGCACGGTGTGTACGGAATGGGGCGGTGCCATGAGCCCTGGTGACAAGGCGGGCGTGCATTACGACTACATGGACTATAATTCTACTCCGACGAATTACTTTATGGCCTACATTCGCGGCATGTCCGATCAATTGCGCGAATGGGAAATGGGCAGTTTTTACTGGCCGGGGTTGCGTGATGGTGACTGGTATAGTATGACCAAGCGCAGCGGCGAAGGGGCGAACATCAAGCTCCAAATCGTGAACCAGTCGGGCGTAGACCGCATGAAAATGGCCTGGGCCGACACTGTCGAAACGAACCCGCCAGAACGCAAGGCATACGGTGACAAGGTTGCCGAAATTCCGGGAAAAATCGAGGCCGAAAATTACGACGAGGGCGGTAACCGCTTCAGTTTCTACGACAAAGATGCTACCAACAAGGGCGAAACTTATCGCGAAGACGCTGTGGATGTCGTTACCCTGGATGGTGCGACTTGCAATGGTGACGCTTGCAAGGGTTACGCGATTGGTTACACCGAGGCGGGCGAGTGGCTTGAATATAGCGTGAAGGTCGCTGCCGATGGCAAGTACGGCGTTCGCGCGAATGTAGCGACCGCTTCCGAAACTTCAAAAATCCAGTTGCTTGTCGACGGCAAGGTGCTTCTCGATACCATTACATTCGAAAAGGTCGACACAACCTGGAATGTATACAAACAAGTTAATCTCGGAGCCGCAAGCCTTACTGTCGGCGAACACATTCTAAGGCTTGTCATTGCAGGTAGCTATGTGAATGTAGACTGGCTAGAGTTCTGCGAAAAAGAAACTTGCGAAGACAAGACAGGAATCCGTGCCATCGCTCCGGCGGCGGTTTCTAAGGCGGCTCCGCGCCTGCGCAAACAAGGCGGCAAGCTCTTTGTCGAAAAGAACGGCGTGCGCTTTGACTTGACCGGACACCGTATCAAATAA
- a CDS encoding carbohydrate-binding protein, which yields MNTKILSLAFGCTLAFAGAAAAATQATFYVSPSGSDAAAGTKDAPFKTITQAQKAVRAINGSMTGDIEVILREGTYALPATINFDERDGGKDGHYVRYKAADGEKPLITGGMGITGWTIHDEANNIWKAEGVDGRFRQLYVNNRKAVRACFPNVIAANEKGNGGFDHDFVRLTKVDSSGRAFDVSADYVKNIKNIEDVEIHLMIAWSENILRLEKAQVNGGTAKLIPKDPERTKLFHRAFPMLGTAFMSNPPKQQVFYLENSYDLIDAPGEWYLDEKNQTLYYKPREGESMATAHVVAPRLNTLFSVLGKDTKNKVGYMSFEGLIFAHSNYTRPSEEGFLDLQAANFNVDVLPDPGRGNWEKLNSNKYLLWRPDAAFRVENAHHFLVQGNVFSQIAATGLDFVSGTNDDMIQGNAFFEIGAAGIMLGKFYQDSTTEIHIAYNPSDKDEISTRDTVKNNLVTNVTNEHQGAVGIGAGYPRYVVIEHNEVSYTYYSGISIGFGWTKNQTAMTNNHVNWNEIHHIARLLCDSGPIYTLSNQGTGSEIQHNYIHDNGTSKWADYWNVPIYLDEGSSGFTVKENVFKNSPAGVGQNQAGQNNLQQSNNYYSDDVVNNAGIEKSFRYIRDIKEIPLADFNGAVEQTPYKAQFTLPGIVQLEDYDEGGQSVSFYDKDFVNEGGVYREDGVDIVQVDSADASKGYAIGYTQAGEWLEYSVNVVTASKFVFRASVADGLEGGGIRLFIDGKAVTDTIAVPQTEDWNTYTLMDGETSEIEKGDHVLRVQFTGSYVNLDWIQFALTKEELNTTGIRDYSVNFMPNADRSLKVFNASGRLMGVVNNRAGLSITETLKQAGLAKGIYLVLGAGKTLRVQLK from the coding sequence ATGAATACAAAGATTCTTTCTTTGGCGTTTGGCTGCACGCTCGCTTTTGCCGGTGCTGCCGCTGCTGCCACCCAGGCAACGTTCTATGTTTCTCCTTCTGGAAGCGATGCTGCCGCGGGTACAAAAGATGCTCCGTTCAAGACGATCACGCAGGCACAAAAAGCCGTGCGTGCCATTAATGGCTCCATGACAGGCGACATCGAAGTCATTCTCCGCGAAGGCACCTACGCGCTCCCCGCAACAATCAACTTTGACGAACGTGACGGCGGTAAAGACGGCCACTACGTGCGTTATAAAGCGGCCGATGGCGAAAAGCCCTTGATTACCGGCGGTATGGGCATTACCGGCTGGACCATTCACGACGAGGCGAACAACATCTGGAAAGCCGAAGGCGTCGATGGCCGTTTCCGCCAGCTTTACGTGAACAACCGCAAGGCGGTTCGCGCTTGTTTCCCCAACGTGATTGCCGCAAACGAAAAGGGCAACGGCGGTTTCGACCACGATTTCGTGCGCCTCACGAAGGTGGACTCTTCGGGCCGCGCCTTCGATGTCTCCGCCGACTACGTCAAGAATATCAAGAACATCGAAGATGTCGAAATCCACTTGATGATTGCCTGGTCCGAAAACATCTTGCGCCTGGAAAAGGCCCAGGTAAACGGCGGCACCGCAAAGCTCATCCCCAAGGATCCTGAACGCACCAAGCTGTTCCACCGCGCTTTCCCCATGCTCGGCACCGCCTTCATGAGCAATCCGCCCAAGCAGCAGGTTTTCTACTTGGAAAATTCTTACGACTTGATTGACGCTCCGGGTGAATGGTACCTGGACGAAAAGAATCAAACGCTTTATTACAAGCCCCGTGAAGGCGAAAGCATGGCGACTGCCCACGTGGTTGCACCCCGCCTCAATACTTTGTTCAGCGTTTTGGGTAAAGACACCAAGAACAAAGTGGGCTACATGAGCTTCGAAGGCCTCATCTTTGCTCATTCCAACTATACCCGCCCGAGCGAAGAAGGTTTTTTGGATTTGCAGGCAGCAAACTTCAATGTAGATGTTCTTCCGGATCCGGGTCGCGGAAACTGGGAAAAGTTGAACAGTAACAAGTATTTGCTGTGGCGCCCCGATGCGGCTTTCCGCGTCGAAAATGCGCATCATTTTTTGGTGCAGGGTAACGTATTCTCGCAGATTGCAGCCACGGGCCTCGACTTTGTCTCGGGCACTAACGATGACATGATCCAGGGCAATGCCTTCTTTGAAATCGGTGCCGCGGGCATTATGCTGGGCAAGTTCTATCAGGATTCTACGACCGAAATCCATATCGCTTACAACCCGAGCGACAAGGACGAAATCAGCACCCGCGATACGGTCAAGAACAACCTGGTCACCAACGTGACGAACGAACATCAGGGTGCCGTAGGTATTGGCGCCGGTTACCCCCGCTATGTGGTAATCGAACATAACGAAGTTTCTTACACTTATTACTCCGGTATTTCCATTGGCTTTGGCTGGACAAAGAATCAGACTGCCATGACCAATAACCATGTGAACTGGAACGAAATTCACCACATTGCCCGCCTGCTTTGCGACTCCGGCCCGATTTACACTTTGAGTAACCAGGGCACCGGTAGCGAAATCCAGCACAACTATATCCACGATAACGGAACTTCCAAGTGGGCCGACTACTGGAATGTGCCCATCTACCTGGACGAAGGCTCCAGCGGCTTTACCGTGAAGGAAAACGTGTTCAAGAATTCCCCTGCAGGCGTGGGCCAGAATCAGGCGGGTCAGAATAATCTCCAGCAGTCCAACAACTATTACAGCGATGACGTCGTGAACAACGCCGGTATCGAAAAGTCCTTCCGTTACATCCGCGACATCAAGGAAATTCCGCTCGCCGACTTTAACGGTGCTGTGGAACAGACCCCGTACAAGGCTCAGTTCACCCTTCCGGGAATCGTGCAGCTCGAAGACTACGATGAAGGTGGCCAGAGCGTATCGTTCTACGACAAGGACTTTGTGAACGAAGGCGGCGTGTACCGCGAAGACGGTGTCGACATTGTGCAGGTGGATTCTGCTGACGCCAGCAAGGGCTATGCCATTGGTTACACCCAGGCAGGCGAATGGCTTGAATACTCTGTGAACGTGGTGACCGCAAGCAAGTTCGTGTTCCGCGCCAGTGTGGCAGACGGCCTTGAAGGCGGTGGCATTCGCCTCTTCATTGACGGCAAGGCTGTAACTGATACCATTGCGGTACCGCAGACCGAAGATTGGAACACCTATACGCTCATGGACGGCGAAACTAGCGAAATCGAAAAGGGCGACCATGTGCTTCGCGTGCAGTTTACCGGTAGCTATGTGAATCTGGACTGGATCCAGTTCGCGCTCACCAAGGAAGAACTTAACACCACCGGCATTCGCGACTACAGCGTGAACTTCATGCCGAATGCGGATCGCTCTCTGAAGGTGTTTAACGCAAGCGGTCGCCTGATGGGTGTCGTCAATAACCGCGCAGGCCTCTCGATCACCGAAACCTTGAAACAGGCTGGCCTTGCAAAGGGAATCTACCTGGTGCTTGGCGCCGGCAAGACGCTCCGCGTGCAGCTCAAGTAG